In the genome of Notamacropus eugenii isolate mMacEug1 chromosome 5, mMacEug1.pri_v2, whole genome shotgun sequence, one region contains:
- the MFAP2 gene encoding microfibrillar-associated protein 2 isoform X1: MRAVYLFLLCLPAGLLAQEQYDIDPEHIQYTHYGDHIDNPEYYDYQESTHRPPEEQLQYQSQQQVQQEVIPAPTHENPETEPTEPGPLDCREEQYPCTRLYSVHRPCKQCLNEVCFYSLRRMYIINKEICVRTVCAHEELLRADLCRDKFSKCGVMATSGLCQSVAASCARSCGGC; the protein is encoded by the exons ATGAGAGCTGTCTACCTCTTCCTGTTGTGCCTGCCTG CCGGGCTGCTGGCCCAGGAACAGTATGACATTGACCCTGAACACATCCAGTACACACATTATGGGGACCATATTG ACAATCCTGAGTACTACGATTACCAAG AGTCCACCCACCGGCCCCCAGAGGAACAGCTGCAGTACCAGTCACAGCAGCAGGTCCAGCAGGAGGTGATCCCGGCCCCCACCCATG AAAACCCAGAGACAGAGCCTACGGAGCCTGGACCACTAG acTGTAGGGAGGAGCAGTACCCCTGTACCCGCCTGTACTCGGTCCACAGGCCCTGCAAACAATGCCTCAATGAGGTGTGCTTCTATAG CCTGCGCCGAATGTACATTATCAACAAAGAAATCTGCGTCCGAACCGTCTGTGCCCATGAGGAGCTGCTCCGAG CCGACCTGTGCCGGGACAAGTTCTCCAAGTGTGGCGTGATGGCGACGAGTGGCCTGTGCCAGTCCGTGGCTGCCTCCTGTGCCAGGAGCTGTGGGGGCTGTTAG
- the MFAP2 gene encoding microfibrillar-associated protein 2 isoform X2 encodes MGGLPAPLPVLAGGDSGGEGSSSLPFYPLLVAIFVVMRAVYLFLLCLPAGLLAQEQYDIDPEHIQYTHYGDHIDNPEYYDYQESTHRPPEEQLQYQSQQQVQQEVIPAPTHENPETEPTEPGPLDCREEQYPCTRLYSVHRPCKQCLNEVCFYSLRRMYIINKEICVRTVCAHEELLRADLCRDKFSKCGVMATSGLCQSVAASCARSCGGC; translated from the exons CTCATCTCTCCCGTTTTATCCCCTACTGGTTGCCATATTTGTTGTCATGAGAGCTGTCTACCTCTTCCTGTTGTGCCTGCCTG CCGGGCTGCTGGCCCAGGAACAGTATGACATTGACCCTGAACACATCCAGTACACACATTATGGGGACCATATTG ACAATCCTGAGTACTACGATTACCAAG AGTCCACCCACCGGCCCCCAGAGGAACAGCTGCAGTACCAGTCACAGCAGCAGGTCCAGCAGGAGGTGATCCCGGCCCCCACCCATG AAAACCCAGAGACAGAGCCTACGGAGCCTGGACCACTAG acTGTAGGGAGGAGCAGTACCCCTGTACCCGCCTGTACTCGGTCCACAGGCCCTGCAAACAATGCCTCAATGAGGTGTGCTTCTATAG CCTGCGCCGAATGTACATTATCAACAAAGAAATCTGCGTCCGAACCGTCTGTGCCCATGAGGAGCTGCTCCGAG CCGACCTGTGCCGGGACAAGTTCTCCAAGTGTGGCGTGATGGCGACGAGTGGCCTGTGCCAGTCCGTGGCTGCCTCCTGTGCCAGGAGCTGTGGGGGCTGTTAG